In Kitasatospora sp. NA04385, a single genomic region encodes these proteins:
- a CDS encoding DUF3291 domain-containing protein gives MTTPQPAAPPAGHHLAQVNVGRTVAPLDSPQLAGFVDQLAEINALAERSPGFVWRMVDETGADATGLRPDLDDDLLQINCSVWESVEALRDYVYRSDHLRVLARRRDWFQRPDGPHQAMWWVPIGHRPTVAEAMARIAALRTRGPGPDAFTFRDPYPVNS, from the coding sequence ATGACCACCCCTCAGCCCGCCGCGCCCCCCGCCGGCCACCACCTCGCCCAGGTCAACGTCGGCCGCACCGTCGCCCCGCTGGACAGCCCGCAACTCGCCGGATTCGTCGACCAGTTGGCCGAGATCAACGCACTCGCCGAACGCAGCCCCGGCTTCGTCTGGCGGATGGTCGACGAGACGGGCGCCGACGCGACCGGCCTGCGCCCCGACCTGGACGACGACCTGCTCCAGATCAACTGCTCGGTCTGGGAGTCGGTCGAGGCGCTCCGCGACTACGTCTACCGCAGCGACCACCTGCGGGTGCTGGCCCGCCGCCGCGACTGGTTCCAGCGCCCCGACGGGCCGCACCAGGCGATGTGGTGGGTGCCGATCGGCCACCGCCCCACCGTCGCCGAGGCGATGGCCCGGATCGCCGCCCTGCGCACCCGCGGCCCCGGCCCGGACGCCTTCACCTTCCGCGACCCGTACCCGGTGAACTCCTAG
- a CDS encoding metalloregulator ArsR/SmtB family transcription factor, giving the protein MTAEDSSIEALGALADPVRRALYRHVAAAPQEVGRDAAAEAAGVSRSLAAFHLDKLVDAGLLTASYRRPAGRGGPGAGRPAKLYRRADAEIAVALPPRSYGAAGRLLAEVVERAGLDRELQAAARAAGAAEQPPADLPEALRERGYAPFPDGEVLRLGNCPFHALADEFPALVCGMNLALLEGLAGDDWTPAMDPCAGGCCVSFSRRPGGESKNNNH; this is encoded by the coding sequence ATGACAGCTGAGGACTCCTCGATCGAGGCGCTGGGCGCCCTCGCCGACCCGGTGCGGCGCGCCCTCTACCGGCACGTGGCCGCCGCGCCGCAGGAGGTCGGCCGGGACGCGGCGGCCGAGGCGGCGGGCGTCTCCCGCTCCCTGGCCGCCTTCCACCTGGACAAGCTGGTCGACGCCGGCCTGCTGACGGCCTCCTACCGCCGCCCCGCCGGCCGCGGCGGCCCCGGCGCCGGACGCCCCGCCAAGCTCTACCGCCGGGCCGACGCCGAGATCGCGGTCGCCCTCCCGCCCCGGTCCTACGGCGCGGCCGGCCGACTGCTCGCCGAGGTGGTCGAACGGGCTGGCCTGGACCGGGAGTTGCAGGCCGCGGCCCGCGCGGCCGGCGCGGCGGAGCAGCCCCCGGCCGACCTGCCGGAGGCGCTGCGCGAGCGCGGCTACGCGCCGTTCCCGGACGGGGAGGTGCTGCGGCTGGGCAACTGCCCGTTCCACGCGCTGGCGGACGAGTTCCCGGCGCTGGTCTGCGGGATGAACCTGGCCCTGCTGGAGGGGCTGGCCGGGGACGACTGGACGCCCGCGATGGACCCGTGCGCGGGCGGGTGCTGCGTGTCGTTCTCCCGGCGGCCGGGCGGCGAATCTAAAAACAACAACCATTGA
- a CDS encoding DUF4352 domain-containing protein — protein sequence MPFPAPQVPPVRSEPQPQAQPGEPVLPPGPGGDPLTRPAVLVGAGVGIAVLCLVAGFSIGRAHPYSGSRAPREPVVAADGLGVREAQSAAQQSAAAEEYRKLVEEQQRRDSERQAAQAQEQLSRSADEAARAADERARRMPFGGSYTFPDGLKVTMAPLKGYTPERNSWTVLPKDATFVRISIAVENTSAEEISLYGSGMLFVKDSDGNLLHPTNGEGEYKSLPDSLRPGAKSTLVESYGVPRATDDPFTVSYAHSAGTDRRDVLWSGSPEGLR from the coding sequence ATGCCTTTCCCCGCTCCGCAGGTCCCGCCCGTCCGGTCCGAGCCGCAGCCGCAGGCGCAGCCGGGGGAACCGGTGCTGCCGCCGGGGCCCGGCGGGGATCCGCTGACCCGCCCGGCGGTGCTGGTCGGGGCGGGCGTGGGGATCGCGGTGCTGTGCCTGGTGGCGGGTTTCTCGATCGGCCGGGCGCACCCCTACTCCGGGAGCCGGGCGCCCCGGGAGCCGGTCGTCGCGGCGGACGGCCTCGGCGTCCGGGAGGCGCAGAGCGCGGCGCAGCAGTCGGCGGCCGCCGAGGAGTACCGGAAGCTGGTGGAGGAGCAGCAGCGCCGGGACTCCGAGCGGCAGGCCGCGCAGGCCCAGGAGCAGCTGTCGCGGAGCGCCGACGAGGCCGCGCGGGCCGCCGACGAGCGGGCCCGCCGGATGCCCTTCGGCGGGTCGTACACCTTCCCCGACGGCCTGAAGGTGACGATGGCCCCGCTGAAGGGGTACACGCCGGAGCGCAACTCCTGGACGGTCCTGCCGAAGGACGCGACCTTCGTGCGGATCAGCATCGCGGTGGAGAACACCTCCGCCGAGGAGATCTCGCTGTACGGGTCGGGGATGCTGTTCGTGAAGGACTCGGACGGGAACCTGCTCCACCCCACGAACGGGGAGGGCGAGTACAAGTCGCTGCCGGACTCGCTGCGTCCGGGCGCGAAGAGCACCCTGGTGGAGTCCTACGGCGTGCCGCGGGCCACCGACGACCCGTTCACCGTCTCGTACGCGCACAGCGCCGGGACGGACCGCCGGGACGTGCTGTGGAGCGGGTCCCCGGAGGGGCTGCGCTGA